One genomic region from Euzebya tangerina encodes:
- a CDS encoding penicillin-binding protein has translation MTTVDTRDLATRAAKGGALILLRTSALFAGLVVGFLILGWVATMLLTPATTGFANSVGYGFQVPPAVQLAGLDQTSTVYAADGSIIAVLHDEVDRTIVDLDSVPPHVQNAVLAAEDRRFYQHEGYDVEGLGRALFQNVRSGDINQGGSTITQQLAKSEVGDELSLQRKLTEIAFARALEAQLTKEEILERYLNQVYFGSGAYGIAAAAEEFFRVDVADLTPSQAATLAGQIRSPGATNPRSFPDIALRRRDEILVAMVEEGWLEEGRLAAELDTPLEIAPQIIEQPSDPYIAEAVKQEFYTLEAFGDNRLERNDALLNGGLEIETSFDPRLQAIARDAVLRYMPEQSPTAALSSVDPRTGQIRAIFGGTDFEQEQFNFATQGRRQPGSGWKPFVMATALEIGFSPSMALPGTSPMTFPTGDTWETRGVKNFGNASYGNLTMSSALVRSVNTAFAQLMLIVGPENVVSLTEELGVNVEAALRNPDTGEMIINPSIALGGLSVGVTTLEMAGAYGAFANAGAFIRPTLIDRVTDQQGNVLYERDLTPQQVHDPVVNQIMVDTMQGVVSGGTATRASIANLGWRAAGKTGTSQSNADAWFTGYTPVLSTSVWVGRPEGQIAMSGVSSGRQPAQIWHDFMEQALAGVEPIPFPTEPPGGFEQAEAEEGEVEVPDVRQLQEFDALRELADIGLSASTTEVDSARPAGSVVWQQPRGGTVVNTGEQVVLGISTGRAPPTPVPVAATEEPTEEPEETEVPEPVVTPPPEAPPVDAAPPPPPPADPAPPPNNNPPPGEQAPGNPEPPPPEEPAPLPPEPEPQPEPEPQPEPEPAPPPEAPPAAPPPEAPAPEPPPPDPAGAGRDGAAGGGA, from the coding sequence GTGACCACCGTCGATACTCGTGACCTTGCTACGCGCGCCGCCAAGGGCGGCGCGTTGATTCTGCTGCGGACGAGTGCACTCTTCGCCGGGCTGGTCGTCGGCTTCCTCATCCTCGGGTGGGTCGCAACGATGCTGCTCACCCCGGCGACGACGGGGTTCGCCAACAGCGTCGGGTACGGCTTCCAGGTCCCCCCGGCGGTCCAGCTCGCCGGGCTCGACCAGACGTCCACGGTGTACGCCGCCGACGGCAGCATCATCGCCGTGCTCCACGACGAGGTCGACCGGACCATCGTCGACCTCGACTCCGTCCCACCCCACGTCCAGAACGCCGTCCTGGCGGCCGAGGACCGGCGCTTCTACCAGCACGAGGGCTACGACGTCGAGGGCCTGGGCCGCGCCCTCTTCCAGAACGTCCGCAGTGGTGACATCAACCAGGGTGGGTCGACGATCACCCAACAGCTCGCCAAGAGCGAGGTCGGTGATGAGCTGTCGCTGCAGCGCAAGCTGACCGAGATCGCCTTCGCCCGTGCGCTGGAGGCACAGCTGACCAAGGAGGAGATCCTCGAGCGGTACCTCAACCAGGTCTACTTCGGCAGCGGCGCCTACGGCATCGCTGCGGCCGCGGAGGAGTTCTTCCGGGTGGACGTGGCGGACCTCACGCCATCGCAGGCCGCAACCCTGGCCGGCCAGATCCGCTCACCCGGTGCAACGAACCCTCGCAGCTTCCCCGACATCGCCCTCCGTCGTCGTGACGAGATCCTGGTCGCGATGGTCGAGGAGGGGTGGCTCGAGGAGGGCCGTCTGGCCGCCGAGTTGGACACCCCCCTGGAGATCGCGCCGCAGATCATCGAGCAGCCCTCCGACCCCTACATCGCGGAGGCCGTCAAGCAGGAGTTCTACACCCTCGAGGCGTTCGGCGACAACCGGCTCGAGCGCAACGACGCGCTGCTCAACGGCGGCCTCGAGATCGAGACGTCCTTCGACCCCCGCCTGCAGGCCATCGCCCGCGACGCCGTCCTGCGCTACATGCCCGAGCAGAGCCCGACCGCAGCGCTCAGCTCCGTGGATCCCCGGACCGGTCAGATCCGTGCCATCTTCGGCGGCACCGACTTCGAGCAGGAGCAGTTCAACTTCGCCACGCAGGGTCGGCGGCAGCCAGGGTCGGGCTGGAAGCCGTTCGTCATGGCGACGGCGCTCGAGATCGGCTTCTCCCCCTCCATGGCACTGCCGGGCACCAGCCCGATGACCTTCCCCACCGGGGACACCTGGGAGACGCGCGGCGTCAAGAACTTCGGCAACGCCAGCTACGGCAACCTGACCATGAGCAGCGCCCTCGTGCGATCGGTCAACACCGCGTTCGCCCAACTGATGCTGATCGTCGGTCCGGAGAACGTGGTGTCGTTGACCGAGGAGCTCGGCGTCAACGTCGAAGCCGCACTTCGCAACCCCGACACCGGCGAGATGATCATCAATCCTTCCATCGCCCTGGGGGGCCTGAGCGTGGGCGTCACGACCTTGGAGATGGCCGGGGCGTACGGCGCGTTCGCCAACGCTGGCGCCTTCATCCGGCCGACCCTGATCGACCGCGTGACCGACCAGCAGGGCAACGTGTTGTACGAGCGGGACCTCACCCCTCAGCAGGTCCACGACCCCGTGGTCAATCAGATCATGGTCGACACCATGCAAGGTGTGGTCTCCGGCGGGACGGCCACGCGGGCCAGCATCGCCAACCTTGGCTGGCGCGCAGCCGGCAAGACCGGCACCTCGCAGTCCAACGCCGACGCCTGGTTCACCGGGTACACGCCGGTCCTGTCGACCTCGGTGTGGGTCGGCCGGCCCGAGGGTCAGATCGCCATGAGTGGGGTCTCCAGCGGCCGGCAGCCGGCCCAGATCTGGCACGACTTCATGGAGCAGGCCCTGGCCGGGGTCGAGCCGATCCCGTTCCCCACAGAGCCACCCGGCGGGTTCGAGCAGGCCGAGGCCGAAGAGGGGGAGGTCGAGGTCCCCGACGTTCGTCAGCTGCAGGAGTTCGACGCGCTGCGGGAGCTGGCCGACATCGGCTTGTCCGCCTCCACCACTGAGGTGGACAGCGCGCGGCCGGCGGGCAGTGTGGTGTGGCAGCAGCCTCGTGGCGGGACCGTGGTGAACACCGGGGAGCAGGTCGTCCTCGGGATCTCCACCGGGCGGGCACCCCCGACCCCCGTCCCCGTCGCGGCAACCGAGGAGCCCACGGAGGAGCCGGAGGAGACCGAGGTCCCCGAACCGGTCGTCACGCCTCCCCCGGAGGCACCACCGGTCGACGCGGCACCACCACCTCCGCCGCCAGCGGACCCTGCACCACCACCGAACAACAACCCGCCACCGGGTGAGCAGGCGCCGGGCAACCCCGAGCCACCTCCGCCGGAGGAGCCGGCTCCGCTCCCACCGGAGCCCGAACCGCAGCCGGAGCCCGAGCCGCAGCCGGAGCCCGAACCGGCGCCTCCGCCCGAGGCCCCACCGGCCGCGCCACCTCCCGAGGCTCCGGCACCCGAGCCGCCACCGCCTGATCCGGCCGGGGCGGGCCGTGACGGTGCTGCCGGCGGCGGGGCTTGA
- a CDS encoding DEAD/DEAH box helicase encodes MSTSHDHGADAPADDRLLATFAEQLDHPLDHFQITANTALVEGRSVLVAAPTGAGKTVVGEFALWLALQHGRKAFYTTPIKALSNQKYGDLKAVHGAQNVGLLTGDNVINGEAPIVVMTTEVLRNMLYESSSTLQGLSHVVLDEVHYLGDRSRGAVWEEVIVQLPPAVSVAALSATVSNAEEFGAWMAEVRGGCDVVISEVRPVPLEHHYAINEQLYPVFRKGSKGAGGKKADSDDQAAARQARGGKPNPEILMMERRAGQRNRVTRKGRRVSSGQRLRYPRRSDLIRMLADRRWLPAITFIFSRQGCDDAVDQVIRSGVELTTDKERSKIRQVIDRRTTDLAPEDLEVLGYGPWAYALEKGVAAHHAGMVPAFKETVEELFAAGLVKMVYATETLALGINMPARTVVIERLEKWNGQRHELLTPGQFTQLTGRAGRRGKDKLGHAVVCYQRDVEFPVVAGLVGRRTERLVSRFAPSYNMAVNLLRRPPPSAPGRTRVDDAVDLLEQSFAQFQADAQSGGQGAEIQKNLQALEGYAKHLHSDRGDFAEYWAIRKEISRIESSAAKNRRARRSTAIENAIDALTPGDVIVLDGGRRGSTRLAAVVALSNSKSGTPLATVVTDDRRSSRVGPREFDRPPVSVGRVRLPADGGHRQPAFRKRVQRLLFDVTPAGDGRGEDVPVEDATARQVAELRERMKAHPVHSDPELPEIAVWARRHDELEETTNRLERNLRRRTTTLVTRFNLIVELLQELDYLDDEPTPTGHGLRLAGLYSETDLVLAECLRWGVFDGLSAPELAALVSIFTFESRSPEPQPAHIPTRLLDERVDTVETHLQRIVDLETQFGLPATRDLDAGLAAVVYRWARGADLDTALGTADLTPGDFVRSVKMVADLVRQIREAADGDVARTAAEANRSLVRGVVAY; translated from the coding sequence GTGAGCACCTCTCACGATCACGGCGCCGACGCGCCGGCTGACGACCGACTGCTGGCCACGTTCGCCGAGCAGTTGGACCACCCGCTCGACCACTTCCAGATCACGGCCAACACGGCCCTGGTGGAGGGTCGGAGCGTCCTGGTCGCCGCCCCCACCGGGGCCGGCAAGACCGTGGTCGGGGAGTTCGCGCTGTGGCTGGCGCTGCAGCACGGTCGCAAGGCCTTCTACACCACACCGATCAAGGCGCTGTCCAACCAGAAGTACGGCGACCTCAAAGCCGTCCACGGTGCACAGAACGTCGGACTGCTGACCGGCGACAACGTGATCAACGGTGAGGCGCCCATCGTGGTGATGACCACCGAGGTCCTCCGCAACATGCTGTACGAGAGCTCCTCGACCCTCCAGGGCCTGTCGCACGTCGTCCTCGACGAGGTGCACTACCTGGGCGACCGGTCACGCGGCGCGGTGTGGGAAGAGGTCATCGTCCAACTCCCCCCAGCGGTCAGCGTCGCCGCACTCTCGGCGACCGTGTCGAATGCGGAGGAGTTCGGGGCCTGGATGGCGGAGGTGCGCGGCGGCTGTGACGTGGTCATCTCGGAGGTCCGGCCGGTGCCGCTGGAACACCACTACGCCATCAACGAACAGCTCTATCCGGTGTTCCGCAAGGGGTCCAAGGGCGCCGGCGGCAAGAAGGCGGACAGCGACGACCAGGCAGCGGCCCGGCAGGCCCGCGGCGGCAAGCCGAACCCCGAGATCCTGATGATGGAGCGTCGGGCCGGCCAACGGAACCGCGTAACACGGAAGGGCCGGCGAGTCTCCTCCGGTCAGCGGCTGCGCTACCCCCGTCGCAGCGACCTGATCCGGATGCTGGCCGACCGTCGCTGGCTGCCTGCCATCACCTTCATCTTCAGCCGCCAGGGGTGTGACGACGCCGTCGATCAGGTCATCCGCTCCGGGGTCGAGTTGACCACCGACAAGGAGCGCAGCAAGATCCGCCAGGTCATCGACCGCCGGACCACGGATCTGGCGCCAGAGGACCTCGAGGTCCTCGGCTACGGCCCCTGGGCCTACGCGCTGGAGAAGGGCGTCGCGGCCCATCATGCCGGCATGGTTCCGGCGTTCAAGGAGACGGTGGAGGAGCTCTTCGCCGCCGGTCTGGTCAAGATGGTCTACGCCACCGAGACGCTGGCGCTCGGCATCAACATGCCCGCCCGGACCGTCGTCATCGAACGACTGGAGAAGTGGAACGGCCAGCGTCACGAACTGCTCACCCCGGGGCAGTTCACCCAGCTGACCGGACGGGCCGGCCGTCGCGGCAAGGACAAGCTGGGTCATGCGGTGGTCTGCTACCAGCGCGACGTCGAGTTCCCCGTGGTGGCCGGGCTGGTCGGCCGTCGCACGGAACGGCTGGTCTCGCGCTTCGCGCCGTCCTACAACATGGCGGTCAACCTGCTGCGGCGCCCCCCGCCGTCCGCACCGGGACGGACCCGGGTGGACGACGCCGTGGATCTGCTGGAGCAGTCCTTCGCCCAGTTCCAGGCCGACGCCCAGTCCGGCGGGCAGGGAGCGGAGATCCAGAAGAACCTGCAGGCGCTGGAGGGGTACGCCAAACACCTGCACTCCGACCGGGGCGACTTTGCCGAGTACTGGGCCATCCGCAAGGAGATCTCTCGTATCGAGTCCTCCGCCGCCAAGAACCGCCGGGCCCGACGATCAACCGCGATCGAGAACGCCATCGACGCATTGACCCCAGGGGATGTGATCGTGCTCGACGGCGGCCGACGAGGCAGCACACGCCTGGCGGCGGTGGTGGCGCTCTCCAACTCGAAGTCCGGGACACCGCTGGCCACGGTCGTGACGGATGACCGCCGATCCAGCCGGGTTGGTCCTCGCGAGTTCGATCGACCGCCGGTCTCGGTCGGCCGTGTGCGACTGCCGGCCGATGGCGGGCACCGGCAACCGGCCTTCCGCAAGAGGGTGCAACGGCTGCTCTTCGACGTGACCCCGGCCGGCGACGGCCGCGGCGAGGACGTTCCCGTCGAAGACGCGACAGCGCGGCAGGTCGCCGAGCTCCGGGAGCGCATGAAGGCCCACCCGGTGCACAGCGACCCCGAGCTGCCCGAGATCGCCGTGTGGGCGCGCCGCCATGACGAGTTGGAGGAGACCACGAACCGGCTGGAACGCAACCTCCGCCGCCGCACGACGACCCTGGTCACCCGCTTCAACCTGATCGTCGAGCTGCTGCAGGAGCTCGACTACCTGGATGACGAGCCCACCCCGACCGGTCACGGGCTCCGGCTTGCGGGGCTGTACAGCGAGACCGACCTCGTCCTGGCCGAGTGCCTCCGATGGGGTGTCTTCGACGGACTGAGCGCCCCCGAGCTGGCCGCGCTCGTCAGCATCTTCACCTTCGAGTCCCGCTCGCCGGAGCCGCAGCCTGCCCACATCCCCACCCGGCTGCTCGATGAACGCGTCGACACCGTCGAGACCCACCTCCAGCGCATCGTGGACCTGGAGACGCAGTTCGGTCTGCCAGCAACGCGGGACCTCGATGCGGGACTGGCGGCCGTTGTGTACCGCTGGGCCCGTGGCGCGGACCTCGACACCGCGCTCGGCACCGCAGACCTCACGCCGGGCGACTTCGTTCGCTCCGTCAAGATGGTCGCCGACTTGGTTCGCCAGATCCGGGAGGCGGCTGATGGCGATGTCGCCCGGACGGCGGCGGAGGCCAACCGGTCGCTGGTCCGCGGCGTCGTCGCCTACTAG
- a CDS encoding PLP-dependent aminotransferase family protein, whose amino-acid sequence MARALTTMAQTTVDQSFVSDEWMAERLHDWPDGTGPMYARLAGAITRLLDSGEVCKGARLPAERQLSAVLRVSRTTVASAYDMLADASVVERRHGSGTYVNRVAESTPSPPRESVLMRSLERNEIFDGLLDPPRQLLDFRAAALVDTDPLPQEALDGLAEEFAMASASHGYVPAGLLALRAAIADRYTARGLPTTPEQVLVTTGAQQAIAVVSMLHVRPDDLIVTEALTHTGAIDLFGAAGADIHTVPVGHDGADVDAIAEALERTPRMLYLIPSIHNPVGGVMSARSRRRLAALVGDHPDVVVIADDTLADTYRDRRPPAPLATFPGAESVLHIGSLSKLFWAGLRIGWVRGPAQTIRRLARLKALSDLGTSVPSQMLALRVLGLGEVFEDSRREMLAARGRALEGLLAQELPSWRFSTPEGGVCLWIHLPQSDTDVEVARAPITARDVAMAASRHGIALAPGSIQSPDRAFEDCLRLPYGYPEPVLADAVGRLSAAWSALVDGARPGAPLDEMCVVV is encoded by the coding sequence ATGGCTCGCGCACTGACCACCATGGCCCAGACCACTGTCGACCAGTCGTTCGTCAGCGACGAGTGGATGGCGGAGCGGCTGCACGATTGGCCCGACGGCACAGGCCCCATGTACGCCCGGCTTGCCGGCGCCATCACCCGTCTGCTCGACAGCGGTGAGGTCTGCAAGGGCGCCAGGCTTCCGGCAGAGCGACAGCTGTCAGCCGTCCTCCGAGTGTCCCGGACCACCGTGGCGTCGGCCTACGACATGCTGGCCGACGCGAGCGTGGTCGAGCGTCGCCACGGGAGCGGCACTTACGTCAACCGGGTTGCCGAGTCGACCCCCAGCCCACCGCGCGAGTCGGTCTTGATGCGCAGTCTGGAGCGCAACGAGATCTTCGACGGCCTGCTCGACCCACCCCGCCAACTGCTGGACTTCCGCGCCGCGGCGTTGGTCGACACCGACCCGTTGCCGCAGGAGGCGCTCGACGGGCTGGCGGAGGAGTTCGCCATGGCCAGCGCGAGCCACGGCTACGTGCCGGCCGGGCTCCTCGCGCTCCGGGCCGCCATCGCCGATCGGTACACCGCTCGCGGACTGCCGACCACACCCGAGCAGGTGCTCGTGACGACCGGTGCTCAGCAGGCCATCGCCGTGGTCAGCATGCTGCACGTGCGGCCGGACGACCTGATCGTGACCGAGGCGCTCACCCACACCGGCGCCATCGACCTGTTCGGTGCGGCTGGCGCGGACATCCACACCGTGCCCGTGGGACACGACGGTGCCGACGTCGATGCCATCGCCGAGGCGCTCGAGCGGACGCCACGGATGCTGTACCTGATCCCGTCGATCCACAACCCGGTCGGCGGCGTCATGTCCGCTCGATCTCGTCGGCGGCTTGCGGCGCTGGTCGGCGATCACCCGGACGTGGTGGTCATCGCGGATGACACGCTGGCCGACACCTACCGTGACCGGCGTCCGCCCGCGCCGTTGGCCACCTTCCCCGGTGCTGAGTCGGTGCTGCACATCGGCAGTCTGAGCAAGCTGTTCTGGGCGGGTCTCCGGATCGGCTGGGTTCGCGGTCCGGCGCAGACCATTCGGCGGCTGGCCAGGCTGAAGGCGCTCAGCGACCTCGGGACGAGCGTGCCGAGTCAGATGCTGGCGCTCCGTGTCCTCGGCCTGGGTGAGGTGTTCGAGGACTCTCGCCGTGAGATGCTCGCGGCTCGAGGGCGGGCGCTCGAGGGCCTGCTCGCACAGGAGCTCCCCAGCTGGCGGTTCTCGACGCCGGAGGGCGGGGTGTGCCTGTGGATCCACCTGCCGCAGTCGGACACCGACGTCGAAGTCGCCCGGGCCCCGATCACCGCCCGCGACGTCGCCATGGCCGCCAGCCGGCACGGCATCGCTCTGGCGCCAGGCAGCATCCAATCACCGGACCGCGCCTTCGAAGACTGCCTGCGCCTGCCCTACGGCTATCCCGAGCCGGTCCTGGCCGATGCCGTCGGGCGCTTGTCCGCTGCCTGGTCCGCCCTCGTCGACGGTGCCCGTCCCGGCGCACCCCTGGACGAGATGTGTGTGGTGGTCTAG
- a CDS encoding diacylglycerol/lipid kinase family protein yields MSHPFGTLHLIVNPRAGRGAVKRTIPQLTRQLDAEGLDHRVHTTTRAGHATELARQIVDDGGRYVLAVGGDGTVNEVVNGLLDQDGRARAADVVLAVVAAGSGCDLVRTYGLDLPIERLVRRHLTTTDSVGMDVGVATFTDPATGEETTRFFANIAQVGWGAQVVRRAARLPRFTGRVRYLLAAWSAIRAVNRQEVALELQRTTATVPLVELVVANGQFFGGGMKVAPRALPDDGLFNVLAFTGTRSQVFTLTPKLYAGEHLPDPHIAEWQSATAAVAPETPMLVEADGEFLGRTPARFSLLSTPLQLKI; encoded by the coding sequence ATGAGTCACCCGTTCGGCACGCTGCACCTGATCGTCAACCCCCGCGCGGGGCGAGGCGCCGTCAAGCGGACGATCCCGCAGCTGACCCGGCAGCTCGACGCGGAGGGGCTGGACCACCGGGTGCACACGACCACCCGCGCCGGACACGCGACCGAGCTCGCCCGGCAGATCGTGGATGACGGGGGCCGCTACGTCCTCGCTGTCGGTGGGGACGGCACGGTAAACGAGGTCGTCAACGGCTTGCTGGATCAGGACGGACGCGCGCGGGCCGCCGATGTCGTGCTGGCCGTGGTGGCCGCCGGCTCCGGCTGTGACCTGGTGCGCACCTACGGGCTCGATCTGCCGATCGAGCGACTGGTCCGACGGCACCTGACCACCACCGACAGCGTTGGCATGGACGTCGGGGTCGCCACGTTCACCGATCCCGCGACGGGGGAGGAGACCACCCGCTTCTTCGCCAACATCGCCCAGGTCGGGTGGGGTGCCCAGGTGGTGCGCCGCGCCGCTCGACTCCCACGATTCACCGGCCGGGTCCGCTACCTGCTGGCCGCTTGGTCCGCGATCCGGGCGGTCAACCGGCAGGAGGTGGCACTGGAACTCCAGCGCACCACCGCCACGGTCCCGCTGGTCGAGCTGGTCGTGGCCAACGGCCAGTTCTTCGGTGGCGGCATGAAGGTCGCCCCGCGTGCCCTACCGGACGACGGTCTGTTCAACGTCCTCGCCTTCACCGGGACCAGAAGCCAGGTGTTCACCCTCACCCCCAAGCTCTACGCCGGCGAACACCTGCCAGATCCACACATCGCCGAGTGGCAGTCGGCGACCGCCGCTGTTGCGCCCGAGACACCGATGCTGGTCGAGGCCGACGGCGAGTTCCTCGGCCGGACGCCCGCCAGGTTCAGCCTGCTCTCCACGCCACTCCAACTGAAGATCTAG
- the tatC gene encoding twin-arginine translocase subunit TatC: MTATADPAVPSDGDDYQGEEMTLFEHLAELRSRLIKATLGFGFFFVIGFIFNDIVTEILTDPYCQLPEEVRGGIGTDSSGECQLIFINVLGGFVVRLKGALIVAITFGAPIMFYQLWAFIVPGLKAKEKKYAAPFVILTQVLFLAGAAFSLFIIPRGLEFLLQFAGDDFVPVLDAEAYITFLIRTMLAFGISFEYPLVIAILVLMDIVSHDLLKKYRRHAFFSAFVAAAIITPSQDPFTMCVMALPLAGFYEICIVFAKVIERGRGRRDVAAA; this comes from the coding sequence ATGACCGCAACCGCCGACCCTGCCGTCCCCTCCGACGGGGACGACTACCAGGGCGAGGAGATGACGCTCTTCGAGCACCTCGCCGAGCTCCGCAGTCGCCTGATCAAGGCCACCCTCGGCTTCGGCTTCTTCTTCGTCATCGGCTTCATCTTCAACGACATCGTCACCGAGATTCTCACCGACCCCTACTGCCAACTGCCCGAGGAGGTCCGCGGTGGCATCGGGACGGACTCCAGTGGCGAGTGCCAGCTGATCTTCATCAACGTGCTCGGGGGGTTCGTCGTCCGGCTCAAGGGCGCCCTGATCGTCGCCATCACCTTCGGCGCCCCGATCATGTTCTATCAACTGTGGGCGTTCATCGTGCCGGGTCTGAAGGCGAAGGAGAAGAAGTACGCCGCCCCCTTCGTCATCCTCACGCAGGTGCTGTTCCTGGCCGGCGCGGCATTCAGCCTGTTCATCATCCCCCGGGGCCTCGAGTTCCTGCTGCAGTTCGCCGGTGACGACTTCGTTCCGGTGCTCGACGCCGAGGCCTACATCACCTTCCTCATCCGCACCATGCTGGCCTTCGGCATCAGCTTCGAGTACCCCCTGGTCATCGCCATCCTGGTCCTGATGGACATCGTCAGCCACGACCTGCTCAAGAAGTACCGGCGACACGCCTTCTTCTCCGCATTCGTCGCCGCAGCGATCATCACGCCGTCGCAGGACCCCTTCACGATGTGCGTGATGGCGCTCCCGTTGGCCGGCTTCTACGAGATCTGCATCGTGTTCGCCAAGGTGATCGAACGGGGACGCGGACGACGGGATGTCGCTGCCGCGTGA
- a CDS encoding helix-turn-helix transcriptional regulator has translation MNATLVRLRRVLVMVPWLLEHPGVSVEEVARRFEVTPNEVLDDLDVLGYCGLPGYGGGDLIEASVSGGQVVVRMAEFFSRPLAISMREGLSLLLAARAARDSGVLADFEALSTAIEKLETHLGAEAAVPVAMDLRTEGEDHLAQLWPLVSDPRVVNLRYWSPTRDEVTDRAVEPWTVRSVGGAWYLQGFCRRAQHQRSFRLDRIQALEVTSERAPAPPDHVPPPLYRPSDDDPQVVIDVQPHAAWVGDHVVLDDREVTDDGWTRLSFRTAGLDWAVSLLMRLGRSARVVRPPALVDRWLEQAGAIRDAYP, from the coding sequence GTGAACGCCACGCTGGTCCGGCTGCGTCGGGTGCTGGTCATGGTCCCGTGGCTGCTGGAGCACCCCGGCGTCAGCGTCGAGGAGGTTGCACGACGGTTCGAGGTGACCCCCAACGAGGTGCTCGACGACCTGGATGTGCTGGGGTACTGCGGCCTGCCGGGGTATGGGGGAGGGGACCTGATCGAAGCCTCGGTCAGCGGTGGCCAGGTCGTCGTCCGCATGGCCGAGTTCTTCTCACGGCCCCTGGCCATCTCGATGCGGGAGGGGCTGTCGCTGCTGTTGGCTGCGCGAGCCGCGCGGGACAGTGGCGTTCTGGCTGACTTCGAGGCGCTGTCGACGGCCATAGAGAAGTTGGAGACACATCTGGGCGCGGAGGCCGCGGTTCCCGTCGCGATGGATCTCCGGACCGAGGGTGAGGATCACCTGGCCCAGCTCTGGCCTCTGGTATCGGACCCACGGGTCGTCAACCTGCGGTACTGGTCACCGACGAGGGACGAGGTGACCGATCGAGCGGTCGAGCCGTGGACGGTCCGGTCGGTCGGCGGCGCCTGGTACCTGCAGGGCTTCTGTCGTCGAGCCCAGCACCAGCGGTCATTCAGGCTCGACCGGATCCAAGCGCTGGAGGTTACCTCCGAGCGGGCCCCCGCCCCACCGGACCACGTCCCTCCTCCGCTGTACCGCCCCTCCGACGACGACCCACAGGTCGTGATCGACGTCCAGCCGCACGCCGCCTGGGTCGGCGACCACGTGGTCCTGGACGATCGGGAGGTCACCGATGACGGCTGGACCAGGCTGTCGTTCCGCACGGCCGGCCTGGATTGGGCCGTCTCGTTGCTCATGCGGCTGGGGCGATCCGCACGCGTGGTGCGCCCCCCGGCGCTGGTGGACCGCTGGTTGGAGCAGGCCGGAGCCATCCGGGATGCCTACCCCTGA
- the tatA gene encoding twin-arginine translocase TatA/TatE family subunit: protein MSLGAPEIIGIIVLALLLFGSRKLPELGSSVGKTITSFKRGLADAREEDEALQVEASSDSTAEAETDRTADQS from the coding sequence ATGAGTCTTGGTGCACCAGAGATCATCGGCATTATCGTCCTTGCGCTGCTCCTGTTCGGGAGCCGCAAGCTGCCTGAACTCGGCAGCTCGGTGGGCAAGACCATCACGAGCTTCAAGCGTGGCCTTGCCGACGCCCGAGAGGAGGACGAGGCACTGCAGGTCGAAGCCTCCTCCGACTCCACCGCCGAGGCAGAGACCGACCGCACGGCCGACCAGAGCTAG
- a CDS encoding helix-turn-helix transcriptional regulator has product MDQINQRVAGYQGERDSAWRRMFERDKADLRALGIPLETEKLDRFDETLGYRIDPKDYDLSPIALDPTELTALALSVQLTGLADEAAPALDKLAVDANLVGEQRVQQRVPLELGMDAPNRAVLTDALLAKQRVRFAYRSVAQTATAATATTRLVEPHALLHWRGRWYLRGVDVDKAAERTFRLDRIDGEVRPTGDPGVVDVPDVPPDPAEVVPGATGEPIDAVVDADEATAWQVARRSSGAGVPAPDRDGAGVPAPDGGGAGSWRRFTIRTWDPDELIGWLLTLGPGVRLVGPDPVRNRLVEHLDQILAEPVPVAEHPSGAPS; this is encoded by the coding sequence GTGGATCAGATCAACCAGCGCGTGGCCGGCTACCAGGGTGAGCGCGACTCGGCCTGGCGACGCATGTTCGAGCGTGACAAGGCCGACCTGCGTGCACTGGGAATCCCGCTGGAGACCGAGAAGTTGGACCGCTTCGACGAGACCCTGGGATACCGGATCGACCCGAAGGACTACGACCTCTCGCCGATCGCACTGGACCCGACGGAGCTGACGGCGTTGGCGTTGTCGGTGCAGCTCACCGGCCTGGCAGACGAGGCCGCGCCAGCCCTCGACAAGCTGGCCGTGGACGCGAACCTGGTCGGGGAGCAGCGCGTCCAGCAGCGCGTGCCGCTCGAACTCGGCATGGACGCCCCCAACCGGGCGGTGCTGACCGATGCGTTGCTGGCCAAGCAGCGTGTCCGGTTCGCCTACCGGTCGGTGGCGCAGACTGCGACGGCAGCCACGGCGACCACACGGCTGGTCGAGCCACACGCCCTCCTGCACTGGCGTGGCCGCTGGTATCTCCGGGGCGTCGACGTCGACAAGGCCGCGGAGCGGACCTTCCGGCTGGACCGGATCGACGGCGAGGTCCGTCCCACCGGCGACCCTGGGGTCGTGGACGTCCCCGACGTCCCCCCGGATCCGGCCGAGGTGGTGCCTGGTGCCACAGGTGAGCCCATCGATGCTGTGGTGGATGCGGATGAGGCGACCGCGTGGCAGGTGGCGCGCCGCAGCAGTGGCGCCGGCGTTCCGGCGCCCGATCGGGATGGCGCCGGCGTTCCGGCGCCCGATGGGGGTGGCGCCGGCAGCTGGCGCCGCTTCACCATCCGCACCTGGGATCCCGACGAGCTGATCGGCTGGCTGCTCACGCTCGGACCTGGCGTTCGGCTGGTCGGACCCGACCCGGTTCGCAACCGCCTGGTCGAGCACCTGGATCAGATCCTGGCCGAGCCCGTTCCTGTGGCGGAGCACCCGTCGGGGGCGCCATCGTGA